One Manihot esculenta cultivar AM560-2 chromosome 6, M.esculenta_v8, whole genome shotgun sequence DNA segment encodes these proteins:
- the LOC110617548 gene encoding probable LRR receptor-like serine/threonine-protein kinase At1g56140, translated as MLISSSSTPLIVLFAVYGLFTVVVVDLVHAQNQTRPTTDPNEARALNSIFQQWDIPNLYKWNLNEELCVGEALDPSTPIDDNRYQLFIKCDCSDNNGTTCHITALKVYALDVVGVIPDELWTLTSLTYLNLAQNFLTGTLSPSIANLNRMQYLTLGINSLSGELPKELGLLTDLRSFGFGSNNFYGPLPSELGNCTKLEQIYFDSSGVSGEIPSSFANLKSLVTVWASDNELTGKIPDFIGSWSRLTNLRFEGNSFGGPIPPTLSNLTSLEELRISDLSNGSSSLSFIRDLKSLTTLVLRNDNISGPVPSNIGEYQNLTQLDLSFNNITGQIPDTLFNLSQLNFLFLGNNQLDGPLPAQKSASLLNIDVSYNNLSGSVPSWVNDQSLQVNLIANNFIIDLPNGGGLPSGLNCLQRNFPCLRGAPVYSEFAVKCGGPQITSSDRIVYERENETLGPATYYVTGTSRWGVSNVGYFTGRNNPQYKIFSSSQFANTLDSELFQTARVSASSLRYYGMGLENGNYTVKLQFSETAIEDGNTWRSLGRRVFDVYVQGNRVLKDFDIKKEAGGISKHAVEKDFTAQVSENYLEIHLFWAGKGTCCIPSQGTYGPSISAISAKLDFMPTVSKKYKAGVIVGIVVGVGTASFLLVLVVFFVIQRRKSESTYDDEELLGILDARPYTFSYAELKTAAEDFSHANKLGEGGFGPVYKGKLNDGRMIAVKQLSVTSHQGKSQFITEVATISAVQHRNLVKLYGCCIEGDNRLLVYEYLENKSLDQALFGERNLNLDWLTRYEICLGVARGLAYLHEESRLRIVHRDVKSSNILLDSDLIPKISDFGLAKLYDEKKTHISTHVAGTFGYLAPEYAMRGHLTEKADVFAFGVVALEVVSGRPNSDSSLEEEKMYLLEWAWHLHENNREVELVDSNLQEFSEEEVKRLIKVALLCTQTSPNLRPSMSRVVAMLSGDIEVSSEISRPGYLTEWKFDDISGSFMDEIAHKGIDSSYYSLSTRTSMVVDTVHHHSSGTTPMLHDFIGDDR; from the exons ATGTTAATATCTTCATCCTCAACGCCACTTATAGTACTGTTTGCTGTATATGGTCTCTTCACAGTTGTGGTGGTTGATTTAGTTCATGCACAGAATCAAACTCGACCTACCACAGATCCCAATGAAg CGAGAGCTTTGAATTCTATTTTTCAACAATGGGACATACCTAATCTGTATAAATGGAACCTAAACGAAGAACTGTGCGTTGGAGAAGCCCTGGATCCCTCTACTCCTATCGACGACAACCGTTACCAACTCTTCATCAAATGCGATTGCTCTGACAATAATGGCACCACTTGTCATATCACTGCCCT GAAAGTTTATGCACTGGACGTTGTGGGTGTAATTCCAGATGAGCTTTGGACTTTAACTTCGCTTACCTATTT GAATTTGGCTCAGAATTTCTTGACCGGTACCCTTTCTCCATCTATCGCCAATTTAAATCGCATGCAGTACCT gaCCCTTGGCATTAATTCACTATCGGGGGAACTTCCAAAGGAACTCGGGTTGCTCACTGATCTAAGATCATT TGGTTTTGGATCAAACAACTTCTATGGTCCTCTGCCGTCCGAGCTTGGGAACTGTACGAAGCTAGAACAAAT TTATTTTGATAGCTCAGGAGTCAGTGGTGAGATTCCTTCATCATTTGCTAACCTAAAGAGCTTGGTCACTGT GTGGGCATCAGACAATGAACTTACTGGCAAGATACCTGACTTTATAGGGAGTTGGTCAAGGCTTACAAACTT AAGGTTTGAAGGGAACTCCTTTGGAGGTCCAATACCACCAACACTGTCCAACCTAACTTCTTTGGAAGAGCT GAGAATAAGCGATTTATCAAATGGAAGCTCTTCGCTGTCATTTATTAGGGACTTGAAGTCGCTAACTACCTT GGTGCTAAGGAATGACAACATTTCAGGTCCAGTTCCATCCAATATTGGAGAATACCAGAATTTGACACAGTT GGATTTGAGCTTCAACAACATAACTGGACAGATACCAGACACACTTTTCAATTTGAGCCAGCTTAATTTCTT GTTTCTGGGAAATAATCAGTTAGATGGTCCTCTTCCTGCACAAAAAAGTGCATCTCTTCTAAATAT AGATGTTTCATACAATAATTTATCTGGGAGTGTTCCTTCCTGGGTCAATGATCAAAGTTTACAAGT CAATTTAATTGCCAACAACTTCATAATAGACCTTCCAAATGGCGG TGGTTTGCCATCGGGCCTGAACTGTCTTCAACGTAACTTTCCTTGTCTCCGAGGCGCTCCTGTCT ATTCTGAATTTGCAGTGAAGTGTGGTGGTCCACAGATTACATCATCTGATAGGATTGTATATGAGAGGGAAAATGAGACTCTTGGTCCTGCAACATATTATGTTACTGGCACAAGCAGATGGGGTGTCAGTAATGTTGGATATTTTACTGGAAGGAACAATCCTCAGTATAAAATTTTCTCATCATCTCAATTCGCAAATACTTTAGACTCTGAGTTATTCCAGACAGCAAGGGTCTCTGCTTCATCCCTAAGATACTATGGTATGGGGCTTGAGAATGGCAATTACACTGTCAAGCTTCAGTTTTCAGAAACAGCAATTGAGGATGGTAACACGTGGAGGAGTCTTGGAAGACGTGTTTTTGATGTTTACGTCCAG GGAAACCGTGTTTTGAAGGATTTTGACATAAAAAAGGAGGCAGGTGGTATCTCTAAACATGCTGTTGAAAAAGACTTCACAGCTCAGGTATCTGAAAATTACCTCGAAATACATTTGTTTTGGGCTGGAAAGGGTACTTGCTGTATTCCTTCTCAAGGTACTTATGGACCTTCCATTTCAGCAATCAGCGCTAAGCTAG ATTTCATGCCAACTGTCAGTAAAAAGTATAAGGCAGGTGTAATTGTTGGGATTGTTGTTGGGGTTGGAACAGCAAGCTTTCTGCTTGTTTTGGTGGTTTTCTTTGTCATTCAAAGAAGAAAAAGTGAAAGCACCTATGATGATGAAG AGCTCCTAGGTATATTAGATGCTAGACCATACACTTTCAGTTATGCTGAATTGAAGACTGCTGCAGAGGACTTTAGTCATGCCAATAAGCTTGGAGAGGGAGGATTTGGACCAGTTTATAAG GGAAAGCTTAATGATGGCAGAATGATTGCTGTTAAGCAACTTTCTGTGACATCTCACCAAGGAAAGAGCCAATTTATAACAGAGGTTGCTACCATATCTGCTGTGCAACATCGCAACCTTGTGAAATTGTATGGATGCTGCATTGAGGGTGATAATCGTCTCCTTGTTTATGAGTATCTTGAGAACAAGAGCCTGGATCAAGCACTATTTG GAGAAAGAAATTTGAATCTCGACTGGCTAACACGTTATGAGATATGCTTGGGAGTAGCCAGAGGTCTGGCTTATCTGCACGAGGAGTCAAGGCTTCGAATTGTACACAGAGATGTGAAGTCCAGCAATATTCTGCTTGATTCTGATCTCATCCCCAAAATTTCGGATTTTGGTTTAGCAAAACTTTATGATGAGAAGAAGACCCACATAAGCACCCATGTTGCTGGGACATT TGGGTATCTTGCACCGGAGTATGCTATGCGTGGACACCTTACAGAAAAGGCTGATGTCTTTGCCTTCGGAGTTGTGGCTCTGGAAGTCGTAAGCGGGAGACCAAATTCAGACTCAAGCctggaagaagaaaagatgtACCTTCTTGAATGG GCCTGGCACCTGCATGAAAACAATCGTGAAGTGGAACTCGTAGACTCCAATTTACAAGAATTCAGCGAGGAGGAAGTAAAAAGATTGATAAAAGTTGCTCTTTTGTGCACCCAAACTTCACCCAATCTTCGGCCATCAATGTCACGTGTAGTGGCAATGCTATCTGGTGATATTGAAGTGAGCAGTGAAATTTCAAGACCTGGATACTTGACTGAATGGAAATTTGATGATATAAGCGGAAGCTTTATGGATGAGATTGCACACAAAGGAATTGATTCTAGCTATTACAGTTTATCTACAAGAACAAGCATGGTCGTCGACACAGTGCATCATCATTCAAGTGGTACCACACCCATGCTCCATGACTTCATTGGTGATGATAGATGA